A region from the Melioribacter roseus P3M-2 genome encodes:
- a CDS encoding response regulator transcription factor has translation MNEKILLVDDEKDIIEFLKYNLENEGFEVIAAFNGQEAIEKLENNPDLIILDVMMPKMDGYETCKQIRKREEFKNTPVIFLTAKSSEIDEVYGLNIGADDFIQKPISPKKLIARVKSNLRKVEQLKQSEEEVKEINAGPLLINRTKYTVTVDKREVVFPKKEFEILAYLASKPGKVFERERILRDIWGGDVYVVERTIDVHVRKIREKLGEYSYLIETIKGVGYRFKDIEKY, from the coding sequence ATGAACGAAAAAATATTACTTGTCGACGACGAAAAGGACATAATAGAATTTCTTAAGTACAATCTCGAAAATGAAGGCTTCGAAGTTATCGCCGCTTTTAACGGTCAGGAAGCGATCGAAAAGCTCGAGAATAATCCTGACCTGATCATCCTCGACGTTATGATGCCCAAAATGGACGGCTACGAAACGTGCAAACAGATAAGAAAGAGGGAAGAGTTTAAGAACACGCCGGTAATTTTTCTAACGGCAAAGTCATCCGAAATCGACGAAGTATACGGTTTGAATATCGGAGCGGACGATTTTATTCAGAAACCGATATCGCCCAAGAAACTGATAGCGCGCGTCAAATCGAATCTTCGTAAAGTCGAACAATTGAAACAGAGCGAAGAAGAAGTTAAAGAAATAAATGCCGGGCCACTCTTGATTAACAGAACAAAATACACGGTGACGGTGGATAAAAGGGAGGTGGTTTTCCCGAAAAAGGAATTCGAGATACTTGCATATCTTGCTTCAAAACCAGGCAAAGTCTTCGAAAGAGAAAGAATTCTGCGCGATATATGGGGCGGCGACGTTTATGTGGTTGAAAGAACAATCGACGTTCACGTCAGAAAAATCAGAGAAAAGCTGGGCGAATACTCGTATCTGATCGAAACTATCAAGGGGGTGGGCTATCGTTTCAAGGACATTGAAAAATATTGA
- a CDS encoding sensor histidine kinase: MKNIDENLRFGRNYALPLFIYNSAFFLLLYLIAGHSPEILFTIFLFILITYFGLLNYLGLKRKKEVNSITETIRKIRNNQLVDHYDIQLSGGLRILEEEIREMYRRNKEVIENLKKMEKVRTEFLGNVSHELRTPIFAIQGFIETLLDGAVNDPNVNIAFLQKANQHLNNLNNLLNDLIDISMIESGQMKMNLRYFDLEPILRNLITEFKPYAENKNLNLEIKLSKPAPEVYGDKEKIRQVLSNLIVNAIKYTEQGKVEVGLQDYEKEARIYVRDTGIGISPEDQRRIFERFYRVDKNRSRELGGTGLGLAIVKHIIEAHNSRMELISKPGEGSEFAFRLKKFK; encoded by the coding sequence TTGAAAAATATTGATGAAAATCTGCGCTTCGGAAGGAATTACGCGCTGCCGCTCTTCATCTACAATTCCGCTTTTTTTTTGCTGTTGTATCTGATTGCCGGTCACTCCCCGGAAATTCTCTTTACAATTTTTTTGTTCATTCTGATTACATATTTCGGATTGTTGAATTACCTCGGGCTGAAAAGGAAAAAAGAAGTCAATTCTATTACCGAAACTATTCGTAAAATCAGAAACAATCAACTGGTGGATCATTACGACATTCAACTGAGCGGCGGATTGCGAATACTCGAAGAAGAAATCCGCGAGATGTATCGCCGCAACAAGGAAGTAATCGAAAATCTGAAGAAAATGGAAAAGGTCAGGACGGAATTTTTGGGCAACGTTTCGCACGAATTGAGAACGCCCATATTTGCAATCCAGGGATTTATAGAGACGCTACTCGACGGCGCCGTTAACGACCCGAATGTAAATATTGCATTCCTTCAAAAAGCAAATCAGCATTTGAATAATTTGAATAATCTGTTAAACGATTTGATCGATATCTCGATGATTGAATCCGGACAGATGAAAATGAATCTCCGTTATTTCGACTTGGAACCGATTCTCCGGAATTTAATTACGGAATTTAAGCCGTATGCGGAAAACAAGAATTTGAATCTGGAAATTAAACTGAGCAAGCCGGCTCCTGAAGTGTACGGCGACAAGGAAAAAATTCGGCAAGTGTTATCGAACCTAATCGTCAATGCAATAAAATATACCGAACAGGGTAAAGTAGAGGTGGGATTACAGGATTACGAAAAAGAGGCTCGAATTTATGTGCGGGATACGGGTATCGGTATAAGTCCCGAAGACCAGCGCCGTATATTCGAGCGGTTTTACAGAGTTGATAAAAACCGTTCAAGGGAATTGGGCGGCACCGGGCTCGGATTGGCAATTGTAAAACATATAATTGAAGCGCATAATTCGAGAATGGAACTTATCAGTAAGCCGGGCGAGGGGAGCGAATTTGCATTCAGATTGAAGAAATTTAAATAA
- a CDS encoding alginate lyase family protein, translating into MNNRTIFLIAFIYCLFAAYYMFAKDKIISEIIAIEKQRIIPIAERYLLEIPITITAFHCERSAGGTHDFYSEGDYWWPDPDNPDAPYIQRDGMTNPQNITAHRKVLIRFSLHVATLTSAYKLTNDIKYAQKAIEHLLAWFVNPDTKMNPNLLYAQAIKGRVTGRGIGIIDTIHLIEISQSIMILEKAGILKGNDLNAIKKWFRDYLEWLTTHQYGIDEMNAKNNHGTCWVMQAAVYAKLVGDSSKIEFCRKRFKEVLLPNQMDKDGSFPLELARTKPYNYSLFNLDAMTTICQILSTNQDNLWNFTLPDGRGIKKAIDFMYPYILDKSKWPYRHDVMYFDEYPVRQPSLLFGGLAYNEYKYIDLWKTLKADPSNEEVIRNLPIRHPILWINTD; encoded by the coding sequence ATGAATAACAGAACAATTTTTTTAATTGCTTTTATCTATTGCCTGTTTGCAGCATATTATATGTTCGCTAAGGATAAAATAATATCAGAAATAATAGCAATAGAAAAGCAAAGAATTATACCAATAGCAGAAAGATATTTATTAGAAATACCAATAACTATAACTGCATTTCATTGTGAGCGTAGCGCCGGGGGGACGCACGATTTTTACTCTGAGGGCGATTATTGGTGGCCTGATCCGGATAATCCTGATGCTCCATATATTCAACGAGATGGAATGACAAATCCTCAGAATATTACAGCGCATCGAAAAGTATTAATTCGATTCAGCCTTCATGTAGCCACATTAACGTCTGCATATAAATTAACTAATGATATTAAGTATGCGCAAAAAGCAATTGAACACTTGTTAGCATGGTTTGTAAATCCAGATACAAAAATGAATCCTAATTTGCTTTATGCACAAGCAATAAAGGGCAGAGTTACGGGAAGAGGAATTGGGATTATTGATACTATTCATTTAATCGAAATTTCTCAATCAATAATGATATTGGAAAAGGCAGGGATATTAAAAGGGAATGACTTGAATGCAATTAAAAAATGGTTTCGAGATTATCTTGAATGGCTAACAACTCATCAATATGGTATCGATGAAATGAATGCAAAAAATAATCATGGGACATGCTGGGTAATGCAGGCAGCAGTGTATGCAAAGTTGGTGGGGGACAGCAGTAAAATAGAATTCTGCAGAAAAAGATTTAAGGAAGTATTGCTGCCGAACCAAATGGATAAAGATGGGAGCTTTCCTTTGGAGTTGGCTAGAACTAAACCGTATAATTATTCCTTATTTAACCTTGATGCAATGACAACAATATGTCAAATTCTTTCAACGAATCAAGATAATCTTTGGAATTTTACATTACCGGATGGAAGAGGAATAAAAAAGGCAATTGATTTTATGTATCCGTACATATTGGACAAATCAAAGTGGCCATATCGGCATGATGTAATGTATTTTGATGAATATCCGGTAAGACAGCCGTCGTTATTATTTGGCGGATTAGCTTACAATGAATATAAATATATCGATTTGTGGAAAACGCTGAAAGCTGATCCATCTAATGAAGAAGTTATTAGGAATTTACCAATTCGACATCCAATATTATGGATTAATACAGATTGA
- a CDS encoding glycoside hydrolase family 88 protein, producing MKKLIMLIIALLITLSSRIYSQSIIDIVGEQLIKKDKIFDGRFPLYTENGKWKLSDKPNWFAGFTAGELWYMYDMTGNEEYKVRALRHSDILIKYATLDNTHDLGFIFYNSCVKAYQHTGEIKYRDAAIKAAYMLAKRLNEKGNFIRAWGRLGTDDREGLMIIDTMMNLELLFWAAKETGDYTLYDIAYKHAITCMNENVRKDYSSYHVIEFNPKTGEVIKKRTHQGFGDETTWARGQAWGIYGFAIAYKYTQDERFLNISKKMADYFISKLPADNVPYWDLSLTDSDALKDASAGAIAASGMFLISELTSLKSDYKKYLSEALQIIKSLKDSYLFTKSIRAAEEGILIHTVYHFHNKWGVDESYPAGDFYFIECLKKEYDYNKAEYFIEKTDQRKNI from the coding sequence ATGAAAAAACTAATCATGTTAATTATAGCGCTGTTAATTACACTATCAAGTAGAATTTATTCTCAGAGTATTATTGATATAGTTGGTGAACAACTAATTAAAAAAGACAAAATATTTGACGGACGCTTTCCTTTATATACAGAAAATGGGAAGTGGAAACTAAGTGATAAACCAAATTGGTTCGCTGGTTTTACAGCCGGAGAATTATGGTATATGTATGACATGACAGGCAATGAAGAATATAAAGTAAGAGCGCTGAGGCATTCAGATATTTTAATTAAATATGCAACGTTAGACAATACGCACGATTTGGGATTCATATTTTATAATTCCTGCGTAAAGGCATATCAACATACGGGAGAAATAAAATACCGCGATGCAGCTATAAAAGCTGCTTATATGCTTGCAAAGAGATTGAATGAAAAAGGAAATTTCATAAGAGCATGGGGGAGATTAGGAACGGACGACCGCGAAGGTCTTATGATTATTGACACAATGATGAACTTAGAGCTTTTATTCTGGGCGGCAAAGGAAACCGGAGATTATACTCTCTACGATATCGCCTATAAGCACGCAATTACCTGCATGAATGAAAATGTAAGAAAAGATTATTCTTCTTATCACGTAATAGAATTTAATCCCAAGACAGGAGAAGTAATAAAGAAAAGAACGCACCAGGGTTTTGGTGATGAAACTACTTGGGCACGGGGACAAGCATGGGGAATATATGGATTCGCAATAGCTTATAAGTACACTCAAGACGAAAGATTTCTGAATATTTCAAAGAAAATGGCAGATTATTTTATTTCTAAGTTGCCAGCTGATAATGTTCCTTACTGGGATTTAAGCTTGACTGATTCTGACGCTCTAAAGGATGCCTCGGCAGGCGCAATTGCAGCCTCTGGAATGTTTCTTATTTCAGAATTAACAAGTCTAAAATCTGATTACAAGAAATATTTAAGCGAAGCGCTGCAAATAATTAAATCATTGAAAGACAGTTACTTATTTACAAAAAGCATACGCGCTGCAGAAGAAGGTATATTAATTCATACGGTTTATCATTTCCACAATAAATGGGGTGTTGATGAATCTTATCCGGCCGGTGATTTTTATTTTATTGAATGCTTGAAAAAAGAATATGATTACAACAAAGCAGAATATTTTATAGAAAAAACAGACCAAAGAAAAAATATTTAA